In Nocardioides luti, the DNA window CACAGGTCCTTGGGGATCGCCCACAGCTCCCGGCCGCCGAGCATGGAGGCGGGGGAGTCGACCCAGATGTTGCTGATCGAGACCCGCCGGCCGTGCTCGTCGGAGCGCACCGGGTGCGCCACGAGGAGCTCGGAGTAGGTCAGCGAGCTGCCCTCCTCGTAGCTCACGAAGGCGGCGCCGTGGATCCCGTCGGGGTGCCCGGCCACGCCCTTCACGCGGAAGAGCGAGAGCCACATCTGGCCGACCATGGGCCAGGGGGCGGGGGGATAGGTGCTCATGCCCCCACCCTGTCAGGCGCCGGGGCGCTCAGTCGTCAGGATCGTCGAGCCGGGCCAGCCACGTGGCGAACCTCTCGACCGGCGTCTCGAACTCCGGGTGCGTGTCGGTGAACTCCTGCAGGCGCTCGGCGAGCCACGCCAGGGTGACCTCCTCGTCACCCCGGCGCTTCTCGAGCTCCTCGATGCCGCGATCGGTGAAGTACATGGTGGTTGCTCTTCCTCCTGCGCTCACGGTGTCTCGACACGGCGGTCGCGGCCTCGCAGGCTCGGCCGCGCGCCTGCTCGACCTCCCTGAGATCCGGATCCGTCCTCGTTCCTCGGACGGCTCCGCTCAGTGAAATGCCCGGTCGAGCAGGTCCTTCTGCTCGGCCGTGTGCCGCTTGACGGTGCCGACGGACGGCGAGGACGAGGCCTCCCGGGTGACCGGCTCGACCTGGGCGTCGACCTCGGGCCACACGTTGAGCGCGTAGTGCGGCCACGGGCCCATGTTCGAGGGCTCGTCCTGCACCCAGCGGACCGCCTTGAGGTGCGGGTAGCGGGCGATCTCGGCCTTGATCTCGTCGATCGGGCGCGGGTAGAGCTGCTCCACGCGCGCGATCGCGAACCGCTCCGGGTTCTCGCGCTTGGCCCGGTCGACCATCAGGTCCCACGTCACCCGGCCCGAGCACAGCAGCAGCGTGTCGACCTTGTCCTGGTCGGCCGCGGCGTCGCCGATGAAGGGGCGGAACGTCCCGCTGGTGAAGTCGGACGGCTGCGAGGCCGCCTCCTTGCGCTTGAGCATCGACTTCGGGGTGAAGACGATCAGCGGGCGGTGCTCCTCGCCGAGCGAGTGCTGCCGCAGCAGGTGGAAGTACGACGCGGGCGTGGACGGCTGGGCGACGACGAAGGCCTCGTCGGCGCACATCGCCATGAACCGCTCGATCCGGGCGGAGGAGTGGTCCGGGCCCTGGCCCTCGTAGCCGTGCGGCAGCAGCAGCACGACGCCGGACTCCTGGCGCCACTTGGTCTTGCCGGCGGTGATGAACTCGTCGATGACGGTCTGGGCGCCGTTGACGAAGTCGCCGAACTGCGCCTCCCAGAGGACGAGCGCCTCGGGACGGGCCACGGAGTAGCCGTACTCGAAGCCGAGGGCGGCGTACTCGCTGAGCAGCGAGTCGTAGACGTAGAACTTGGCCTGGTCCTCGGTCAGCGAGGTCAGCGGCGTCCACTCGTCCGCGTTGAGCCGGTCGATGATCGTCGCGAACCGCGAAACGAAGGTGCCACGGCGGGAGTCCTGGCCGGCCAGGCGGACCGGGCGGCCCTCCATGAGCAGCGCGCCGAAGGCGAGGATCTCGCCGGTGCCCCAGTCGATCGGCCCCTCGGTGATCGCGGCGGCCCGGCGCTGCAGCTGCGGCATCACCTTCGGGTGGACGGTGAAGCCCTCGGGCGGCGTGACGTAGGCGTCGGAGATCCGCTTGAGGACGTCGACGGACACGGCCGTCTCCGTCTCGCCGGCCGGCTTGTCCGGGTAGTCCGGGACGGTCGTCCACTCGGACGGCTGGCTGCTGGCCTCGCGCACCTCGGTGAAGACGCGCTCGAGCTGCTGCTGGTAGTCGCGCAGGACCTGCTCGGCCTCCTCGATCGTGATGTCGCCACGACCGATGAGGGACTCGGTGTAGAGCTTGCGGACCGAGCGCTTCTGCTCGATCAGGTCGTACATCAGCGGCTGGGTGTACGACGGGTCGTCACCCTCGTTGTGACCGCGACGGCGGTAGCAGACGAGGTCGATGACGACGTCCTTGTTGAACGCCTGGCGGTACTCGAAGGCGAGCCGGGCCACCCGGATGCACGCCTCGGGGTCGTCGCCGTTCACGTGGAAGATCGGCGCCTGGACCATGCGGGCGACGTCGGTGCAGTAGAGCGACGAGCGCGAGGAGCCGGGCGAGGTGGTGAAGCCGACCTGGTTGTTGACGACCACGTGGATGGTGCCGCCGGTGCGGTAGCCGCGCAGCTGGGAGAGGTTGAGCGTCTCCGCGACCACGCCCTGGCCGGCGAACGCCGCGTCGCCGTGCACGAGCAGCGGCAGCACGGGGAACTCGCCGCCGCGGTTGAGCACGTCCTGCTTGGCGCGGGCGATGCCCTCGAGCACGGGG includes these proteins:
- a CDS encoding DUF6104 family protein translates to MYFTDRGIEELEKRRGDEEVTLAWLAERLQEFTDTHPEFETPVERFATWLARLDDPDD